The following nucleotide sequence is from Drosophila kikkawai strain 14028-0561.14 chromosome 2L, DkikHiC1v2, whole genome shotgun sequence.
GTTACTCATGCTGCCACTAGCGACATGATAATGTAATAACTGAACTCAAACACAAGTGTTCAGAATTACAAAACGTCAATGCATGTAACTCTATATATGCGCACTTCCAACACGTACATGCCGAGTTACAAGCCGgaaatgagcttattaatCACTCACGGCAGCGAAGATCACCGCTAGATATAGTCGGTAATGTGGCGAACTCATTATTTGGCGTGCTGGATTCCAAATATGCTGAAGATATGTCCAAGGTCATAAACGATGTCAAATCAAACGAGGACGTATTAATGATGCTACTGAAGAACCAAACATCAATCTTGGATTCCACTATAAATGTGGTAAGGAAAAGCAATTCAGCTACCAACGACCGCATACGAAACATAGAACGACAAATAGATGCTCTCACcagagaacgaggaaaatatcaaggcaactatctgcaacaagcattcatgatcctgacagcccaactcactctactggcaaatggaatgcagcgaatgcaaaatgagataaccaacgttcttaccgacattcgccaccgaacaattagccccatgctagtttctccccaacaattaagggatcaacttgatcagattagggagcacatcccaccggatcaacagctgccagtctcttcaaatgacgtaatacaactctatcgaatcatgcatgccgagggaacaacaaccactgacCATGTTATCTTCAAAATATCGCTGCCATTAGTATCCACAGCGCAGCAAGAAGTTTTCAGCGTCTTCCCCATCCCTGCATGGAAGGCAGGAAGCTGGCATGAATTCAAGCTCAAAACAAGGATCATAACTGTCAATGCCCATAGAGATCAATTCATGGGACTAACTACTGACGAGTTTGATCAATGTCTACAATTGCCAAAGGATGAACACATATGCGTCAATCATCAAGCTACGTTTAGCGTAGATAATCGAtgtgaatttcagttgttcAATAACAAGACTGAGACGGAATGTGAGACTGCTAAATCGAAGTTCGATTTAATATGGTCAGCAACACATCAACGAAACAGATGGATGTTTGCAACCCACAGTCCGATCGAACTGCAGGCGGTATGCAAGGGAGTTCCCTCCACGGTACAAATGGAAGGAACAGGCTTACTATCACTCACCGCAGGTTGCACGGCGCGCAACTCAAAAATCAGTGTTAGTACATTTAGCACAAGTCGCAGCGAGACAAAAGCAGCATATGTTCGTTTTggcaacatcaccaagatAGACATAGAAGAGACACCGAAACCAGTCGGAGAATCGACAACCAAGATAACTGACGCCGAATTAGGCGAATTAGAtgccctacaacaacaactggccaaactaaaagatgcgaagtacgaaaatcaagtcagcgttgtacaccatcatcaagtagccgcctatgtggcactatcaatatcaatactacTGATCGTGACCCTGAGTCTACGATATCGACGAATCAATTGGAGAACACCACAATGCAGTCCCAATCCCCGGACAACAAGTGAACAGCCAGTACCCGAACCTACCCCACGGAGTTTTTCGTTCGACATTACTGAAGGTTGAACACCCGTTCAACggccgggagaatgttcagtcgctgcaatatatatataattcataatcataacattagataatctgtaattcgtcagacgcagcactctcatatgcagccaaaataaagtatagattaccaggtcaagcgcatatgtagattctgctgacgcgatgaagtagaatggagcaatagcctcattctgcatataccattacaacctacattattcttccacatcaacatttgtaaccagaagcatatttgtttccgcatgcactagcaacctacattattctttatcattaatattcgtaaatgcaagcacatttgttagctataaatatcgttaagttttGTAACGAATCTCTCCGGCCGGGATAGATCCCAGTCGTGACCAGGGATCCtcttcaagaaatttatttagaggggacggaaatatttataggaatttATTATAACAGCGTGCGGGACCCGGGTTGCGAATTTACGCGCACTTAGTTCTGATCCCCGAGGGTCGGCAACGTGACTGCCAGACGAGGTGGTCACGAGATGCTCTAGGAGCAGGCGGGGCACACGCGCTGCTTGTCAATGGCCGGTCGCCGCGCTGCTTTTACCGACTCGTCGATCTGCTTGATCGGTCGGTCCCTGACAGAAAGCTGCTCGTCGCGAACTGCTTTAGACACTGCTTGCGCCTACTGCTTGTTTGTACTGCTTTCGCCGGTGCGCGGAGTGGCAACTCCGGTGGACTCCCGGCGGGATTTGGTTGATCTCGCCCAGAATTCGGGCGACGTGGGTCGAGGGAATGGCCAGGGCGTCAGAGAGGTGTTAGTCAACTCCGGCTGGGCACGGAGGCTGGCTACGGGTCGGTCAGGCAGAGATTCTCGAGTCACCGTGGTGATGCGGAATGGCCAATGCAGGCGTGGCGGCAGCGTGTGTCGGAGTGTCCCTACTCTAGGAGTGGATACGGACGCGGATGCACTCGTAGTCGTGGCGGTACACAGTACGCGGGAAAACAGGGGTAGTGTGGCGCGACGGCTACGGGCACAAGAAGGGGGTCCCTAGTGGGGCGAAGGCAGAGGAGCacgtgtcctccagtcgcggcggcacgttGAGCACGGaaggagcctgtgctggcgtggcGCTGCGGCTGCAGGTATGACAGAGGGTCCTAAACTGTGCGTGGACGGAGGAGTATGTgtactccagtcgcggcggcgcgCTGTGCACGGAAGAGCCGGTGCTGGCGTGGCGCTACGACTGCAGTTGCGATAGAGGATTCCTaagctgggcgtgggcggaggagtaggtatcctccagtcgcggcggcacgctgtgcacggaatgagcctgtgctggcgtgacgctgcggctgtgggcacgggaaaggattccTAACTGAacgagggcagaggagcaggtgtcctccagtcgcggcggcacgctgggcacggaatgagcctgtgctggcgtgacgctgcggctgtgggcacgggaaaggattccTAACTAAacgagggcagaggagcaggtgtcctccagtcgcggcggcacgctgtgcaCGGTAAgggcctgtgctggcgtgacgctgcggtgGGGAGCACGGGAGAGGATTCCTAGCGGCGtggggcagaggagcaggtggcctccagtcgcggcggcgcgctgtgcacggaaagggcctgtgctggcgtgacgctgcggcgggGAGCACGGGTGAGGATTCCTAACGGCGTGGGGCAGAGGAgtaggtgtcctccagtcgggGCGGCACGTTATGCACGGAATGGACCTgcgctggcgtgacgctgcggctgggAGCACGGGAGAGGATCGATGGGAGGCTGGATGGCCGTAAAACACGTGCGAATGGAAATGTCGAAACGCAGTATTTTGGGGCCGCCAGCGGGACAGAGATCGGGGAACCTGAAAACCGTGACCAATACTACCAAGGAAATACTACTACGGGTAGGTTCAATTGTTAGTTTATTGGTTATTGGGTTATCTAAGTGTGTAGCCTACTACTGCCTTACAGAATTGCCTCCTGTAACTTACGAAACTAGCCCACGTGTCAGCGGGCGTGGGGGCTGTCGCGGTGGTTTTCTTGTCACTGTGTCGGTTTGTTTCTCGTCGTTAATGTCGCGGTGCGGGCGTGTTCGTCGCGGGATGGGACGAGGACGCGATATACTTTGATTGTTTGACTCGGTCGCGGAGGCGCGGCGATGGGCACGTCTGCCTCGGTGCAAAGTTTTCGACGGAAGAGAGCGAATCCCGGAAGACGCGAGCTGTCATAGCTTTTGAGTGAACCGGTGGTTCGAACCGGTTCACCGAGAACGGATCTGGTTCGACTAGTTCGACTAGTCGATAATGTGCCCGATTTAGCGACCTCTGAGGTGCTAACTTAGCTTATTCGTTAGCTTAATTATCcctatttaaatatactcCACGGTTGTCTTGATTACGGCTCCAATGCCAACTAAAgaagttttaataataatgtatTGGCTTCAGTGCCGACTTACTCTCTAAACTTAAACTATGGCTATAATATGGGGGGAATGGTTATATGCTTAGTATCTAGGGCTTATTTCGTATAGGAGGTTGTGCGCCTGTAGAATAGAGGCGTCACACTCCCTTCTTACTCCGCCCGGCCGAAACGGATCTGGACTTCTCCTGTCGTTTTCATGGGGATTTGGTATGGTCCTTCCTGCGTGCGGACGCGGAAGCGCTGACGGGAGTACTGTGCGGCATGGCTCCGGCGCGCTATCTCCTGCCAAACCGCCAGTGGAACTCGCTGGTCGTGCGTGTTAGTCCACCAGGCGGCTGGTATGGCGACTCGCTCGGGCGCTGGGTCGTCGGTGGTGAAATCATCCGCCGGAGGGGCTCGACGAGCAAAGCGTGGCGCCGGAGGTGGAACCTCGTCGGCGGTGGTGGCCGCAGGAACTGGGCGCGGGAAGCGCGGTGCCGGAGGTGGGACCTCGTCGGCGGTGGTGGCCGCAGGGACTGGGCGCGGGAAGCGCGGTGCTGGAGGTGGGACCTCGTCGGCGGTGGTGGTCGCAGGGACTGGGCGCGGGAAATGCGGCGCTGGAGGGGCACTTGGGTCCCAGTCTGGGATTAATTCTTGTACAAGACCCTCTATTCCCGGCTCGAGCGCCTCCATGAGCATATCCATCGTGCCCGGAGAGAGATCGAACCCGCGATCTCCGAAGCCGACACGTGGGGTGGCTGGGGGAGTGACCTCCTCGTGGGTAGTGGAGCGGCTATGGTTCGCTGCCCGGCGGTTGATCTCGGCAGCGTTGGGCGGCGCGTTCCTTGCGGTGGCTATCCCGCGGCGGTGGGCCGAGGATCGCTGGTTTGGCATAGCAATGTTCGGCGGTGGCCGTGGTTGCGCCTCCTTGCGGCGGAATTTTTGTCCCGTCTCCGTCTCGCTATCGCTGCTCTCAGATTCCCACTCCATCGCCTTCCCGGTGGGCTGGTAGCCCTGCTCGGTGGTTTCGTTAGCGATGGGAATTGAGCCTCGGCTTGAGGATGCTAGCGGGGCGTTGTCGTCCGCCTGGTTGGTGCTGTGGCGCGTTTGCTGGCTGGTAGACGCCAATGGTGTGTCGTTGTATGTCTGGAGGTGGAGCGCCTGTTTGCTCGTTGATGCCAGTGGTGCGTTGTCGTCGGCCCGGTCGCCGGGGAAGATGGGTAGGACCGCATCCTCCCCCAGTGCTGGCGACGGGGGGCGGACCTCGGGGGTGTTTCCCAAGTCCATCTCCCAGTCCTCGTCCGGGGCCATTATACACAGCCTCTCCGGTGACGGGGGAAAGGTGACGATCGGGTCAGGAGTTGGCCGGAAGGGTGCCTCGATGAGGATGGAGGTGTAGCGGGCGTGGATTAACTGAATCCACGATCCCCGCCAGAACCCGTACGGCTCCTCTCCTTCCCATTGATAGTGGGCTGCCGAGGGGGCACCAGCGTCTGGCTCGCTGTCGCTGCTAATTGTTTGCGCGTCGTCGTTGCTCTGCTCGCTGGCTCCCTCCCCGTGGTATCCGGGGTACAAAGGGGTGGCGTCGCTGTCGGTGGCATACTCCAGCACGTAGTCCTCGTCGCGCGTCGGGGCAGCTGGACTGGGGGATCGGGAGTCtccctcctcgtcgtcgtcctcgtctGACTCCGGGTTCTGCTGGCGAGGGCTACATGGACTGTAACGCCCTTCAGGTGGTGGAGCAGCAGCGGTCGAGTCGGGGTATCCTGGAGCGGGGCGCGGGTTGTGGAACCAACGCGAGTGACCCGGCGCGTCCGGATTTGGCGGGCCCGGGTTGTAGAACCACCGGGAGTGGCCCGGCGCATCCGGGTTGTGATACCCTTGATAGGGTCCCGACGGCGGAGCTTGAGAGCAGGGGACCCTGCGTCCAGTCCTGTCCGTGTAGTACGGGGAGGTCGAGCGGCCCGAGGGTCGTGGAGGCGTTGGTGGCGCGGCGCGCCGTGGTGGCGATGTTGAGGGGGCCTCATCCGAAGACTCGGACATCGGGTGCGGCGTGGCCCGGTGCGGTGGCGCTCTGGCCGTAGTTGGCTGCATCGGGGGCGACGGGGCTCGGGAGCGGCCCGAGGGTCGTGGAGGCGTTGGTGGCGCGGCGCGCCGTGTTGGCGAGGCTGACGGAGACTCGTCCGAAGACTCGGACATCGGGTGCGACGTGGCTCGGCGCGGTGGCGCTCTGGACATGGTTGGCTGCATCGGGGGCGACGGGGCTCGGGTAGGGCCTCGAGCCTGTCGGATCCCGGTTGGGCAAGCTCTTGTGGGTCTGCCGGCGTAGTATGTGCCAGGGCGTAGCCGGGGTTCGCGGCCGGTCGTTGGCCTGTCGTAAGCTCCATTGGGAGCCGTGTTCTCTTCGTCGCTGGAGTTGATTGTGATGGGTTCCATCCTGGTTAGCTCGTGGCGCGCGCGTAGATACGTCTATGGGAGAAAAGAACTATCCAAACTTAAACTAACCAGTACTTAAATGTTAATGTCCTAACGGGCAGTAGTAGGCAAAAGTTCTAATGTTAATCTAATTGCTAACAATGGTCTTAGGGTTAGGGGGAACCTAGTGGGCTACTTAAATTCACCCCTCGCTGATATCGCGGTCGGGTGACCGTGGCTTGTCGGACCCGGGTTGAACACCGGCGTTGTCCTCCGACATGGCGTCGTCGTCGGTGTCTGCATCACTTGTGGGAAGAAAAGAATGGAATTCTTTTAAGTCGGCGATATTGGCAAGGCGGCCCTTTCGTTTCCCGGGCAAGCGGATTCGGGCTATGTTTGGGGACGGAAGGGCGACCACTTTATATGGCCCGTCGAACTTGGGCGCGAGTTTTGCAGCGAACCCGTCCACCGCTTTGGATAGGTGATGTTGGCGCACGAGGACCAGGGAGCCGATGGTGGGCCTCCATGCCCGACGCCTGAGGTCGTACTGCCGTCCTTGGTCGCGGCTTGCCTTCTGGATGTTTGTTTGGACGATCTGGAAAATTTCCTTCAGTCGTCCAGCTCGGTCGGCAGGGGTCTCCGGAGCGACGCCTGCTCCCGGTGTCACTTGATCGTACCATGAGCCTGGTAACCGCGGCTCTCGCGCCTGTAGTATTAAAGCCGGGCTGTACCCTGTGGTCTCCGAAACGCTGGTATTGATGGCGAGGCTCAGTTCAGGTATTAGCTGATCCCACGTACTCTGATCGCTGCCGACGTACTGAGAGATCATGGTCTTGACTGTGCGGTTCGCTCGCTCCGTGGGGTTCTCGCGTGGACAATAGGGGGCCGTGTATTGAAGTTCTACGCCCATCTCCCTAAGGAATCCTCTGAAGGCCTTGCTGGTGAATTGGGTGCCATTGTCGCACACCAGTTTCTTTGGAGCTCCAAACCTCCCAATGATCCTTTCGCGGAACGCCTGTATCaacgtggtggtggtggcttttCGCAATGGGACTAATTCCACCCACTTGGTGAAACTATCGAAGAAGACCAGCAGCATTGTGTTTCCTGCCTTGGAGCGCGGTAGTGGTCCCACGAAGTCTGCACATACGATGCCGAAGGGTTCATCGACCTGTCTCGTCAGCATCCTTCCTGCTTGTGCCTTTTGCTCTGCTTTATATTTCTGGCAGAGGGCGCATTGACGGACGTATTGTTTCACGTCGCGGAACATTCCGGGCCAGTAATATTTTTGTGAGATCCGCAGAATCGTCTTCCGGGTGCCAAAGTGACCAGCCGTGAGCGCGTCGTGGCATTCTTGGAGGATCCGCGCTCGATGCTCAGCCGCAACGCAGAGCTTCCAGGGGATATAATCCTGGTCGTCTGGGCGGTGTCCGAGGTGTCGGTACAGCTCTCCGTTCTGAATGACATAGTCGGGAAATCTCTGGGGGTCATCCTGAACATCCGCCAGTTTTCGTTTCAGCCATTTGCACAATCGTTCGTCTGGCATTAGTCGCTGGAGGTGCTCCAGTGGTTGCCGGGATAGGGCATCGGCGACCACGTTATATTTCCCGAGGCGATAGTGGACATCGTATTGGTACTGTTGAAGATCTAAGGCCCACCTGGCGATCCTTCCAGTCGGGTTCTCAATTTGATCTAACCATTTCAGGGCCAAGTGGTCTGTGATCACGTCGAAGCGATAGCCCTCGAGATAGCATCGGAGCTTGCGGATTCCCCAGACGATGGCTAGGCATTCCTTTTCCGTAGGGGAGTAGTTGAGTTCGGCAGCGTCTAGCTTCCGACTCACGTATGCAATGACCCGTTCTTGTCCCTCTATTTCCTGCGTCAGCACACCTCCGAGTCCATAGTTACTCGCGTCGGTCTGGAGCGTCATCTTGACGGAAAAGTCTGGACATGCCAGTACCGGAGCATCCGTTAGCAGACTTTTGAGGAGCTCGAAGGCTTTCTGTTGTTCTTGCTCCCACTTCCACCGCTGGTTTTTGCGCAGCAAGTTCGTCATGGGCTGAACAACAGACGCGAAGTTCGGTACGAACCTCCTGTACCATGAGGCCATGCCTAGGCATCTGCGTAACTCTCGAAGACTCGTGGGTGGACTGAGGTTCCGCACGGCGGCTACCTTTTCAGGGTCCGTGTGAATGCCCTGGTCGCTAATGACGTGGCCGAGATAAACCAACTTCCGTTTGAAGAAGGAACATTTGTCTTGGTTTATCCGTAAGTTCGCCTTCCTGAGCCGCTTGAAGACTCTCCGCAAATTTTCCATGTGCTCTTCGAGACTGGCACCGATGACGATTATGTCGTCTAGATAAGCGAAGGCATATGGGTCCAAGTCTGGCCCGATCACGCTGTCGAGCGCTCGCTGGAAGGTGGCTGGAGCCGAATGGAGCCCAAAAGGCATGACCCGCCACTGGAAAAGGCCGCGGCCAGGGACCGTAAAGGCGGTACACGCCCGACTGCCTGCTTCCATTGGAATCTGCCAATAGCCATTGCGCAAATCCAAGGTGGAAATATACTTTGCGTTTCGAAGCCGCTCAAGGATATGGTTGATACGCGGCAGTGGATACGCGTCGGGGATCGACTTGGCATTTAGCTGACGATAATCTACGCACATGCGCCATTGTCCAGTCTTTTTCCTGACCAGGACCAAGGGAGCGCTGTGCGGACTGCGCGATGGCTCGATGCAATGCTGATCAAGGAGGGCGTCCACCTGCTCGTCGATGATCTTCTGCATAGCCGGGTTCTTTGGGAAATACCGCTGCTTGATGGGCCGATCGTCTCGCATGGTAATCCTATGCTCGGCGATATTGGCCACTCCGGTCATTCCCTCGAATTGAACCAGCTGTTCGTATAAAAACTCCTGGATACGAGGGTCTTGTTCCTCGTTGGTGGCCTCGGGGGCGCCCTCAAGATTCTCCTCGGGTGTCTCGGGGTGTGTGTCGATGTGTGCCTCTGTGTGCTTGTCCTCGGTGTTTACCATCTCATGTAGGTTCATGAGATTACTCTCAGAGGTTCCTGTGCTTGGGTTCCTGTGTGCCTCTGTGTATTTCCCTTGTTTGCCCGCGCTGGGGCTCTCGTGTGTCTCTGCGTGTCTACCTTGTGTGCCCGCGCTGGGGCTCTCGTGTGTCTCTGCGTGTCTTCCTTGTATGCCCGCGTCGGGGCTcctgtgtgtctctgtgtgtcttCCTTGTGTGCCCGCGTCGGGGCTcccgtgtgtctctgtgtgttcATTGTATTGCTCTCCGGCGTTAGTATTCTCGTGTATCTTGTGTTGCTCTCCGGCGTGTGTCTCCGTGAAATGGTCGGCGATGCCCAGGCGGGGGTCTTCCGGGCGAGTAGGCGGTGCTTCCTTGCTCAGCTCGGATCCGGCTGGGCCCCGTGGGCTGGGTGGTTCGGTGGTTCGAGAGTCCGTTGTATGTATGCTGCGTCTCGCGTCTCTGGGTGGCCTCATGTCCCGCTCTTCCGGCTGTCGTCTCGACAGGATGAGTTTGGCCGTCCCACACTGGATGGTGGTGCCGATCGTGGCCAGGAAATCCATGCCCAGGATCAGGGGTTCCAGCATGGCCGGCATAACGAAGAGGGGCACCTGGATAGTCTTCCGAGCGAGGGTGATATCGGCGCGCAGGAGTTGTCGAACCTCGACTCGCGAGGTGTCGGCCAAGTTAATTTGGGTGCGGATCTCCTGAAACTGGTGTCGTTGGCCAACTAGGTTGGCGACTTCCTGGCTGATGAAGCTCTTCGATGCGCCAGTGTCGATGGTGGCCAGACGTCGATGGCCACCGATCTCGACTTCTGCGGCGATCCTCCCTCTCTCGATTCTTAGCGGCGCGTTTACAAGGTGTTCGTTGCGGGATTGGTCCCCAACGGACTCCGCCGGTCGTGGGGACCCGCTCCGTTTCCCGGCTGGGGTCGGCGGCAGCACTCTAAGGTGCGAACATCGCGTCGTCCGCAGTCCCAGCAAAAGTATAGCCGAGGGTTCCGGCATTCGCGGCTGAAATGCCCGGAATCCCCGCAATTTCGGCACGCATCCTGCACGTTGATGCGGCGATCTGGTGTCGCTACCCGGTTTACTCGCACGGGCGCGGGCGGCCGTACCTGACCTGGCGTCCGCGGAACGTCGTTTGTTCTGGTGCACCCGGGAGAAAATGTTTGACCCCCACTGTGGGGAGGCGGACGGAAGGAGGGGCTACTCGGAGGCGTTGACATTGCTTGGGATCGCCCTAGGCTACGTCGCCTGACGGCTTCGAATTCGGTTGCCAGTTGGGCCAGCTCCCCAATTGTTTGGAACTCGCTGCGCCGAATGTACATCTGATAGTCGGGTGCGATATTCTCGTACAGGCGGTCGAGCTCCTGGGTCTCGTTGTAGCCCGCGTGGCGCATGAGAACGCGAAGGTCGAGCATATAATCTTTGAAAGTTTCTTCTCCTAGCTGCTCGCGACTCCGGATTCGGTCGTCCAAGCGCTGGAGGTACCTGGGCGGGAGGAAAAACTCGAGGAATTCCCGTCGGAATGTAGCCCAATCAGCCTCTTGGAGGCGGCTGGTTTGAAACCACTTGTCGGCCCTGCTCGTCAGCAGTTCCGCCATGGCTCGAGGGAGGAGTCCTAGGTCGATTCCATAAGACAAGGCCCGACTTTCGACCTGTTCGATGAAGGCCAATGGGTCGGAGTACCCATCAAATTGCAAACCCCATTTGCGGATCCGCTCTGGGACGCACACAAAGTCGCGACGGGGCCGGTCGTAGCTCGGCTCAGCGTAGGTTTCTCGAGCGGTAGTGAAAGTAGGAGGGGCGGCGACGGCGAGGCTTGGGGCGGTAACAGTGAAGCTGGGAGTGGTAACAACGAAGCTAGTTAGAGGAACTGGAGTAGTGGAACCGGGGGCGCTACGTGGGCGTCCAGAATTGGCATTTTTGCCGGCGGAGAGACCACTGGGTCCCGGCCGCTCTTCTCCCTGAGGCACAGGGCTCGGGCCCCGAGTGATATATCGACGCTCCAGGTCGGCGAGTCGAGTCCACACTTCCTGTGGTTGCTCGGATTCCTTGATCAGGGTGACGAAGCTCCGTCGTAGGTCATCGACGACCCCGTCGGGAGAGAACCCAAATTCTTCCGCGAATGCTAATAATTCGGCCTTCGGGCGGGAATAGATCCACCGCGAGGAGACCCCAGGGTTTTTAAGTAAACGTGGAACGAACTCACCGGCAGGTTTCTGGTCCGTATCCATGGCTTCTGTTAGTCTCCGCTTGTATGTCTTCTCGTGTGTTGGTTGTATCAGGCAGTCTAGGCCGCTGGGGCACGTTGCGTGGATTAATTGTCTGTTGGCACTAACACTCGTTCGCGTTGACTTGGCGGAGACGCGGATGAGCTCGTGGGCTCCTGGACGCGGCTACTGGTGGACACGGTTGTCGCTTGTCGCGGTTACTGGGCGGTGCGATTGAATTTCGCGGTCGCCGGCACTTTTCGGCGGATTTTGATCGCGGAATTCGATGGAAGTTATTTTCCGGCTTTGGCCCGGGGCCACACGGCTGTTATCTAGGTGTTATTTTTCCTGGTTTTTAACCCAATCccgtccctgctcgggcgccacttGTAACGAATCTCTCCGGCCGGGATAGATCCCAGTCGTGACCAGGGATCCtcttcaagaaatttatttagaggggacggaaatatttataggaatttATTATAACAGCGTGCGGGACCCGGGTTGCGAATTTACGCGCACTTAGTTCTGATCCCCGAGGGTCGGCAACGTGACTGCCAGACGAGGTGGTCACGAGATGCTCTAGGAGCAGGCGGGGCACACGCGCTGCTTGTCAATGGCCGGTCGCCGCGCTGCTTTTACCGACTCGTCGATCTGCTTGATCGGTCGGTCCCTGACAGAAAGCTGCTCGTCGCGAACTGCTTTAGACACTGCTTGCGCCTACTGCTTGTTTGTACTGCTTTCGCCGGTGCGCGGAGTGGCAACTCCGGTGGACTCCCGGCGGGATTTGGTTGATCTCGCCCAGAATTCGGGCGACGTGGGTCGAGGGAATGGCCAGGGCGTCAGAGAGGTGTTAGTCAACTCCGGCTGGGCACGGAGGCTGGCTACGGGTCGGTCAGGCAGAGATTCTCGAGTCACCGTGGTGTGCGGAATGGCCAATGCAGGCGTGGCGGCAGCGTGTGTCGGAGTGTCCCTACTCTAGGAGTGGATACGGACGCGGATGCACTCGTAGTCGTGGCGGTACACAGTACGCGGGAAAACAGGGTTAGTGGCGCGACGGCTACGGGCACAAGAAGGGGGTCCCTAGTGGGGCGAAGGCAGAGGAGCacgtgtcctccagtcgcggcggcacgttGAGCACGGaaggagcctgtgctggcgtggcGCTGCGGCTGCAGGTATGACAGAGGGTCCTAAACTGTGCGTGGACGGAGGAGTATGTgtactccagtcgcggcggcgcgCTGTGCACGGAAGAGCCGGTGCTGGCGTGGCGCTACGACTGCAGTTGCGATAGAGGATTCCTaagctgggcgtgggcggaggagtaggtatcctccagtcgcggcggcacgctgtgcacggaatgagcctgtgctggcgtgacgctgcggctgtgggcacgggaaaggattccTAACTGAacgagggcagaggagcaggtgtcctccagtcgcggcggcacgctgtgcacggaaagggcctgtgctggcgtgacgctgcggtgGGGAGCACGGGAGAGGATTCCTAGCGGCGtggggcagaggagcaggtggcctccagtcgcggcggcgcgctgtgcacggaaagggcctgtgctggcgtgacgctgcggcgggGAGCACGGGA
It contains:
- the LOC138928513 gene encoding uncharacterized protein, which produces MHAEGTTTTDHVIFKISLPLVSTAQQEVFSVFPIPAWKAGSWHEFKLKTRIITVNAHRDQFMGLTTDEFDQCLQLPKDEHICVNHQATFSVDNRCEFQLFNNKTETECETAKSKFDLIWSATHQRNRWMFATHSPIELQAVCKGVPSTVQMEGTGLLSLTAGCTARNSKISVSTFSTSRSETKAAYVRFGNITKIDIEETPKPVGESTTKITDAELGELDALQQQLAKLKDAKYENQVSVVHHHQVAAYVALSISILLIVTLSLRYRRINWRTPQCSPNPRTTSEQPVPEPTPRSFSFDITEG
- the LOC121502492 gene encoding nucleolar protein dao-5-like: MEPITINSSDEENTAPNGAYDRPTTGREPRLRPGTYYAGRPTRACPTGIRQARGPTRAPSPPMQPTMSRAPPRRATSHPMSESSDESPSASPTRRAAPPTPPRPSGRSRAPSPPMQPTTARAPPHRATPHPMSESSDEAPSTSPPRRAAPPTPPRPSGRSTSPYYTDRTGRRVPCSQAPPSGPYQGYHNPDAPGHSRWFYNPGPPNPDAPGHSRWFHNPRPAPGYPDSTAAAPPPEGRYSPCSPRQQNPESDEDDDEEGDSRSPSPAAPTRDEDYVLEYATDSDATPLYPGYHGEGASEQSNDDAQTISSDSEPDAGAPSAAHYQWEGEEPYGFWRGSWIQLIHARYTSILIEAPFRPTPDPIVTFPPSPERLCIMAPDEDWEMDLGNTPEVRPPSPALGEDAVLPIFPGDRADDNAPLASTSKQALHLQTYNDTPLASTSQQTRHSTNQADDNAPLASSSRGSIPIANETTEQGYQPTGKAMEWESESSDSETETGQKFRRKEAQPRPPPNIAMPNQRSSAHRRGIATARNAPPNAAEINRRAANHSRSTTHEEVTPPATPRVGFGDRGFDLSPGTMDMLMEALEPGIEGLVQELIPDWDPSAPPAPHFPRPVPATTTADEVPPPAPRFPRPVPAATTADEVPPPAPRFPRPVPAATTADEVPPPAPRFARRAPPADDFTTDDPAPERVAIPAAWWTNTHDQRVPLAVWQEIARRSHAAQYSRQRFRVRTQEGPYQIPMKTTGEVQIRFGRADHSLSLETSHRSSPVLPAAASRQRRSIPCITCRPDWRTPTPLPHAVRNPHPCSPPQRHASTGPFRAQRAAATGGHLLLCPTPLGILSRAPHRSVTPAQALTVHSVPPRLEDTCSSALVYVTPAQAHSVPSVPPRLEDTCSSALVQLGILSRAHSRSVTPAQAHSVHSVPPRLEDTYSSAHAQLRNPLSQLQS